In Candidatus Omnitrophota bacterium, one genomic interval encodes:
- a CDS encoding DUF3800 domain-containing protein, whose amino-acid sequence MKKTLKGDIYYFVDESGDPCFYDKNGNYIVGQEGCSKMLMLGFIQTDEPKHIRKALDEVREKIKNDQYLKEIPSIEKSLKHFHATDDCPEVRQAVYNCLSTLNFKAQFVVARKIEGVFKKHDCDENKFYDSLIEHLFKNVLHRAETNHIYFSKRGSSTRQEPLEKAIDRAKNQFEKKFFIKVRSNVDIQSQVPTGEPCLQVIDYMNWAIQRVFVKGEMRYFNFVKDKVSFVWDIYDTGKYPKNFYSKANELDSKKTSLL is encoded by the coding sequence ATGAAGAAAACGCTTAAAGGTGATATATATTATTTTGTGGATGAATCGGGCGATCCCTGTTTCTATGATAAGAACGGCAATTATATCGTAGGACAAGAAGGGTGTTCAAAAATGCTTATGCTTGGCTTTATCCAAACGGATGAACCTAAGCATATAAGAAAGGCTCTTGACGAGGTGCGGGAGAAAATTAAGAATGATCAGTATTTAAAAGAGATCCCATCCATTGAAAAATCATTGAAACATTTCCACGCTACCGATGACTGTCCAGAGGTGAGGCAGGCAGTATATAATTGTTTGAGCACGCTTAATTTTAAGGCCCAATTCGTGGTTGCACGTAAAATCGAAGGTGTTTTTAAGAAGCACGACTGCGATGAGAATAAGTTCTACGATTCGCTCATAGAGCATTTATTCAAAAACGTTCTTCACAGAGCGGAGACGAACCACATCTATTTTTCAAAGCGCGGATCCAGCACCAGGCAAGAGCCGCTGGAAAAGGCGATTGACCGCGCCAAGAATCAGTTTGAGAAGAAGTTTTTTATTAAAGTACGCTCTAACGTTGATATTCAGTCTCAGGTTCCTACAGGGGAGCCGTGTTTACAGGTAATCGATTACATGAACTGGGCCATACAGAGAGTATTTGTAAAGGGTGAGATGAGGTACTTTAATTTTGTGAAGGATAAGGTGAGTTTTGTCTGGGATATTTATGATACGGGCAAATACCCTAAGAACTTTTATAGCAAGGCGAATGAACTTGATAGCAAAAAAACAAGCCTTCTATAG
- a CDS encoding helix-turn-helix transcriptional regulator: protein MTDQEIVGKIETYLSKNNLRQYELAKQIGVPESTINRWLKRKTKISNAYRAVLKTKGII, encoded by the coding sequence ATGACAGATCAGGAGATCGTAGGGAAGATAGAGACATACCTGTCAAAGAATAATCTCCGGCAGTACGAGCTAGCAAAGCAGATAGGCGTTCCAGAATCAACGATTAATAGATGGCTGAAGAGAAAGACTAAGATTTCGAACGCCTATAGAGCTGTGTTAAAGACAAAAGGGATTATATGA
- a CDS encoding site-specific integrase, with protein sequence MSILKFGRIYSRNDSPFLWIWYYDANGKRHRESTETNNKKLAEEILHSRIIEFQSLQNGNKTVSDMPYAHFSAEFLKHYKARYPYETFKSHSSAVNEFTKFLNFAGISRLSEITTAVIDKYITYLRESKGNRANTCNNHLKNIKTQFNFAISHNLMRENPAKSCRKVEVNDAKKKSALSPDEYKSFMAIAEKEHPHYYPIYYTFIHTGLRFTELIKLKWQDIDFENKVLWIMKPKCKKKPDFVSMHDSLIRTLEDLKKESDSEYVFTDEKGEPFGFRTRKIIRRLKNILKTANIASISTVHELRHTHCSYLFNIGLNTREVMEQMRHTEMRTTEGYAHIFRPEANRKIKKLERLDR encoded by the coding sequence GTGTCAATTCTAAAGTTTGGTAGGATATACAGTCGGAACGACAGCCCGTTCTTATGGATCTGGTACTATGATGCCAACGGGAAAAGGCACAGAGAGAGCACCGAGACAAATAATAAGAAGCTGGCAGAGGAGATACTTCATAGCAGGATTATCGAATTTCAAAGCCTGCAAAACGGCAATAAGACAGTCAGCGATATGCCGTATGCACATTTCTCAGCGGAATTTCTAAAGCACTATAAAGCGCGGTATCCCTATGAGACATTTAAATCTCACAGCAGCGCGGTCAATGAGTTCACCAAATTCTTAAACTTTGCCGGTATAAGCCGATTATCCGAGATCACGACGGCGGTAATAGATAAATATATTACATACCTGAGAGAATCAAAGGGGAATAGGGCCAATACCTGCAATAACCACCTGAAGAATATCAAAACCCAGTTCAATTTTGCGATCAGTCATAATTTAATGAGAGAGAATCCGGCCAAGAGTTGCCGGAAGGTCGAAGTAAACGACGCTAAGAAGAAGAGCGCCCTTTCGCCAGATGAATATAAGAGTTTTATGGCGATCGCGGAAAAGGAACACCCACACTACTATCCGATATACTACACCTTTATCCATACCGGCCTTAGGTTTACGGAGCTGATCAAATTAAAGTGGCAGGATATCGACTTTGAGAATAAAGTGCTATGGATCATGAAGCCCAAGTGCAAGAAGAAGCCGGATTTTGTCAGTATGCACGATAGTCTTATAAGGACTCTGGAGGATTTAAAGAAAGAGAGCGACAGCGAATATGTCTTTACCGATGAAAAAGGCGAGCCGTTTGGATTTAGGACCCGGAAGATCATACGACGGCTGAAAAACATACTAAAAACGGCCAATATTGCCAGCATAAGCACCGTTCACGAGCTCAGGCATACACATTGCAGCTACCTTTTCAATATAGGGCTCAATACGCGAGAAGTCATGGAGCAGATGAGGCATACAGAGATGAGGACCACGGAAGGGTATGCGCATATATTTAGGCCGGAAGCCAATAGGAAAATAAAGAAATTGGAGAGGTTGGATCGATGA
- a CDS encoding ORF6N domain-containing protein, which translates to MCPVRSPKEFMFQLTDEEWKELVPIWHQFKTRKHSYILPFAFTEHDVAMLSSVLNRTSVNLLILKTRKTNKIAVTSRVINLLRLKGWYLTSYYFYMAADKFFVGRYLPTLSIERSLYQLAGTTGVCDVKWSLRR; encoded by the coding sequence ATGTGTCCCGTGAGATCTCCTAAAGAATTTATGTTTCAACTTACCGATGAGGAATGGAAGGAACTGGTGCCAATTTGGCACCAGTTCAAAACAAGGAAACATTCTTACATATTACCGTTTGCATTCACTGAACATGATGTAGCTATGCTTTCAAGCGTGCTAAATAGGACGTCTGTCAACTTACTAATTCTCAAAACACGCAAGACAAATAAAATAGCCGTAACCAGTCGTGTTATCAACTTGTTACGGCTAAAGGGCTGGTATTTAACCAGTTACTACTTTTATATGGCGGCGGATAAATTTTTCGTCGGAAGGTACCTTCCGACATTATCTATCGAGCGCTCCCTTTACCAATTGGCGGGGACGACGGGGGTGTGTGACGTGAAGTGGTCTCTCCGTCGGTAA
- a CDS encoding Fic family protein produces MDNDAFRDSSAGKVINTQKGYFAFIPNPLPPKITYDESFVQLLSEASRNLGNLNGVGMQLPNPALLIIPYVRKEAVLSSRIEGTQTSLSELFYFEAARKAEQKKEAGRTDVLEVVNYVKAVDYGIKRLGTLPISLRLIKEIHSILMKGVRGQHLTPGEFRKSQNWIGPGGCTLNDATYVPPPVEAMKDALSDLEKFIHNRDALDGLVQCAVTHYQFEAIHPFLDGNGRMGRLLTMIFLCEREYLKYPLLCLSAYFDRNRSQYYERLLGVSQRGDWPGWIKFFLKAIADESKNAVENSRAILALLDNYRKRVEQKRPSMYVFKLLDLISKNPYISIPRTAEALKTSFHTAKAAVEKLESMNILTETTDKERGKIYCAEELLKIFDPK; encoded by the coding sequence ATGGATAACGATGCCTTCAGGGATAGCTCGGCTGGTAAAGTAATCAATACTCAAAAAGGATACTTTGCTTTTATTCCCAATCCGTTGCCTCCAAAAATTACTTATGATGAAAGTTTTGTACAATTGTTGTCTGAGGCAAGCCGGAATCTGGGAAATCTGAACGGTGTAGGAATGCAGCTGCCCAATCCGGCGCTTTTGATTATTCCATACGTTAGGAAAGAGGCTGTCCTAAGTTCCAGGATAGAAGGTACCCAGACATCTCTTTCGGAATTATTCTATTTTGAAGCAGCCCGTAAGGCCGAGCAGAAAAAAGAGGCCGGCAGGACAGATGTGCTGGAAGTCGTCAATTATGTCAAGGCCGTCGATTATGGGATTAAAAGACTCGGTACATTGCCAATATCGCTGCGCCTTATTAAAGAAATACACTCTATTCTCATGAAAGGTGTAAGAGGTCAGCATTTGACACCGGGAGAATTCCGCAAAAGTCAAAATTGGATCGGTCCCGGAGGCTGCACTCTTAATGATGCAACCTATGTACCGCCTCCCGTTGAAGCAATGAAAGATGCGTTAAGCGATCTTGAAAAGTTTATTCACAATAGAGACGCCCTCGACGGACTGGTGCAGTGCGCGGTAACGCATTATCAATTTGAAGCGATACATCCATTTCTCGATGGCAACGGAAGGATGGGCAGGTTATTAACCATGATTTTTTTGTGCGAAAGAGAATATTTGAAATATCCTTTGTTGTGCTTAAGCGCTTATTTCGATAGGAATCGTAGCCAGTATTACGAGAGGCTTCTTGGCGTAAGCCAGAGAGGAGACTGGCCAGGATGGATTAAATTCTTCTTAAAAGCGATAGCGGATGAGTCGAAGAATGCTGTCGAAAATTCAAGGGCCATACTCGCCTTGTTGGATAATTACAGGAAACGGGTTGAGCAAAAAAGACCTTCCATGTATGTGTTTAAATTGCTCGACCTTATATCAAAAAATCCATACATAAGCATACCAAGAACCGCTGAGGCGCTTAAGACCTCGTTCCATACGGCCAAGGCTGCCGTAGAGAAGTTAGAGTCGATGAATATACTAACTGAAACTACGGATAAAGAACGCGGGAAGATATACTGCGCGGAAGAACTATTAAAAATATTTGACCCGAAGTAA
- a CDS encoding ATP-binding protein, whose amino-acid sequence MDKRLVTREIFKDVSAHLKEREVTVVTGARQTGKTTLLLQLKEWLINSCGIKETQILFFNLDLINDFTNLQSQGDFIKYLREEIAQHKFLYVFIDEVQRLTDPGRFLKGIYDIKLPVKIIVSGSSSLEIRSRVSESLTGRKRIFHLWPFSFSEYISHYAPTLTNPLNRDDMSGVNKRKIIEHMHDFLVFGGYPRLVSAKNNEDRMAILNEIYSSYIEKDIVGFMKVKSPIAFSKMVALLGDQIGGLVNLHEISATLGLNFRTAENYLFALENTFVINLARPYFTNARKELTKMPKVYFADPGLRNLAVKYFAPFSENRDKGKLLENFVAASLVRQPQTAVNYWRTKDKAEVDFILKDYHGHITPIEVKAAELNSPDITKGLRAFIDKYKPSKAIVVNLSLEKNVKLSYTRVNFILPYSLEHLLQSSSK is encoded by the coding sequence ATGGATAAAAGATTAGTTACTCGGGAAATATTCAAGGATGTATCCGCGCACCTTAAAGAGCGTGAAGTGACGGTTGTTACCGGCGCGCGTCAGACAGGCAAGACCACGCTTCTTTTACAACTAAAAGAATGGCTCATTAATAGCTGCGGTATAAAAGAGACCCAAATATTATTTTTTAATCTGGATCTTATAAATGATTTCACAAACCTTCAGAGTCAGGGAGATTTTATTAAATATCTTCGGGAAGAGATAGCCCAGCACAAATTCCTTTATGTATTTATAGACGAGGTCCAGCGATTAACCGATCCGGGAAGATTTCTTAAAGGTATTTACGATATAAAACTCCCCGTTAAGATAATCGTCAGTGGATCATCATCGCTTGAGATAAGATCCAGGGTGTCCGAATCTTTGACCGGACGAAAGCGCATTTTCCATCTCTGGCCTTTTTCGTTCTCAGAATATATAAGCCATTACGCGCCTACTCTTACAAATCCTCTTAATAGAGATGATATGTCAGGTGTGAATAAAAGGAAGATAATAGAGCATATGCATGATTTCCTGGTCTTTGGAGGATATCCGCGGCTTGTATCGGCTAAGAATAATGAAGATCGCATGGCTATCCTGAATGAAATATACTCAAGCTATATAGAAAAGGACATTGTCGGCTTCATGAAGGTGAAGAGTCCGATAGCGTTTTCAAAAATGGTCGCGCTGCTTGGCGATCAAATAGGAGGCCTTGTAAACCTTCACGAAATAAGCGCAACTCTTGGCCTCAATTTCAGAACCGCCGAAAATTATCTTTTCGCGCTTGAGAATACATTTGTAATAAACTTGGCCCGTCCATATTTTACCAATGCGCGAAAAGAATTGACCAAGATGCCCAAGGTATATTTTGCCGATCCGGGGCTGCGCAATCTTGCCGTGAAATATTTTGCGCCATTTTCTGAAAACAGGGACAAAGGAAAGCTTCTGGAGAATTTTGTAGCCGCATCTCTAGTAAGGCAACCCCAGACGGCAGTCAATTACTGGCGCACAAAGGACAAGGCCGAAGTAGATTTTATCCTCAAGGATTACCATGGCCATATTACACCAATCGAGGTAAAGGCAGCTGAGCTTAACTCTCCGGACATTACCAAAGGCCTAAGGGCGTTTATTGATAAGTATAAACCATCAAAAGCGATCGTTGTAAACCTGTCTTTAGAAAAGAATGTAAAATTGAGCTATACCCGGGTAAATTTTATTCTCCCTTATAGTTTAGAGCATCTCCTCCAATCAAGCTCGAAATAG
- a CDS encoding metalloregulator ArsR/SmtB family transcription factor → MRRRNGNAEIADMAFALKSIAHRDRLKILMLLACRKELSVSELQKGVGLTQSMTSQHLLAMKARGVLLSEKRDNRVFYSIRNKNVLKVMACMKKCAGKEGI, encoded by the coding sequence ATGCGAAGAAGAAACGGCAACGCGGAAATAGCGGACATGGCTTTCGCGCTTAAGAGCATCGCCCACCGGGATCGCCTGAAGATATTGATGCTCCTGGCCTGCAGGAAAGAGCTCTCCGTCTCAGAACTGCAAAAAGGGGTGGGGCTCACTCAGTCGATGACAAGCCAGCACCTCTTGGCCATGAAGGCGCGGGGAGTGCTCTTGTCCGAGAAGCGGGATAACAGGGTATTCTATTCGATACGGAATAAAAATGTCCTGAAGGTCATGGCGTGCATGAAGAAGTGCGCCGGGAAAGAGGGGATATGA